The genomic window CGTTCGACACCTATCTACCGGCGAATCAGGCGCGGCATTCGCTGGCGGTCTGATCCGCCTTCGTCTGCTCGAAGCGATCCGCATTCGGACAGAAAGCCGGCACATGCGCGACCCGCACAGGCGCGCGTTGCAGCCAGTCATTGCAGATATCGCCGGCGCTGCAGCCTTGGCAGGTGCGGATGGCCGCAACGAGATCAAGACCGCGCCGACTCGTGGCGAAGCGGTCCATATTAATCCCGGCCCTGTCCATCATGGCTTGCATGCTGGACATCTTGCGTTCCAAACGATCGACGAAGGACATGGCAGTCTCCAAGCCGTAGTCGGATGCAAGCTGCACCAATGGGTCGCAGCAATCCTTGATCCAGCGCAAGTCAGAATGTCGCGCGCTTCAGCCGCACGATGGCCTGGTCCAGCGCCGACAGGAACGCCGAACGGTCGCGCGGCGAGAACGGCTTCGGCCCGCCGGTGACGGCGCCAGCCGAGCGCAATTCGTCCATCAGATTGCGGGTGGCAAGCGTCAGGCCGATAGAGTCTTCGGTGAAGACGCGACCATTCGGCGCGATGACGCTGGCGCCCGCTTTGACGCCACGGCTGGCCAAGGGAATGTCGGCGGTGACGA from Pseudorhodoplanes sp. includes these protein-coding regions:
- a CDS encoding YaiI/YqxD family protein — encoded protein: MTAIEIYVDADACPVKNEVYKVAARHGLKVFVVSNSFINVPCDPMIERVIVPAGMDEADNWIAERAAPGKIVVTADIPLASRGVKAGASVIAPNGRVFTEDSIGLTLATRNLMDELRSAGAVTGGPKPFSPRDRSAFLSALDQAIVRLKRATF
- a CDS encoding DUF6455 family protein, coding for MSFVDRLERKMSSMQAMMDRAGINMDRFATSRRGLDLVAAIRTCQGCSAGDICNDWLQRAPVRVAHVPAFCPNADRFEQTKADQTASECRA